From Paenibacillus sp. GP183, one genomic window encodes:
- a CDS encoding sensor histidine kinase, which translates to MKRTSIRLRLMILMIFLTTLPIITVTTIATNNTRDSVEKELINANNSRMLWADQYLKELTQQIDILFYTLQINQQLITNLNNMDYPDVGVQFSTQNYIKDTLTTVFHANSRKIDNLDLYIHPSQKAFSISYANSGIIFSLDIQNGNWSRMLHTPVNMYFKQSSDGIYAYHSMNRFEDRKLLGGLSVRINKQVWKEVIDILKSEPESSVFLINDEGEFLSGSSSTKESIEIQSRLRSLNLQNSELNFLKTNDYFYFFKQVGDGELTVAKAIPVETVNQSARPTIRAGILTGLVFAIVSILLSIFVSLRISRPIVSLARTMRTTHISNFTMKSVQSRDEIGLLESGYNQMMQRMKELIEGELQKEIEVKNAQLNALQAQINPHFLNNTLHLIGGMALSKNAPEIYHIARVIGELMRYSISSEGIIVSLEDELKHMRNYLFIQEQRFAGRCTVIVSTDESPLSCLIPKFSLQPLVENAFEHGLQRKEGAWKIEIQVKQISSRIAVLIKDGGVGIEPDKLQQLRMDLQGGLSLKTIVEKQDEPRKRKSIGLSNVQARLKLQFGEQYGIRIFSKVDVGTLVVMSLPISRKGGDADA; encoded by the coding sequence ATGAAACGGACAAGTATCCGTTTGCGATTAATGATACTCATGATTTTTTTAACCACGCTTCCTATTATCACCGTAACCACGATTGCTACGAATAATACTCGGGATTCTGTGGAGAAAGAACTCATAAATGCAAATAACTCCCGAATGCTGTGGGCAGATCAATATTTAAAGGAGCTTACACAGCAAATTGATATTTTGTTTTATACACTGCAAATTAACCAACAGCTGATAACCAACCTAAACAACATGGACTATCCGGATGTCGGCGTACAATTCAGCACGCAAAATTATATCAAAGACACACTAACTACGGTTTTTCATGCGAATTCCCGAAAAATTGATAATTTGGATCTCTATATACACCCAAGTCAAAAAGCATTTTCGATCAGTTATGCCAATAGCGGAATCATATTTTCCTTAGACATACAAAATGGGAATTGGAGTCGAATGCTTCATACTCCTGTCAATATGTATTTCAAACAATCCAGTGACGGCATCTATGCCTATCATAGTATGAACAGGTTCGAGGACCGAAAACTCCTCGGAGGACTCTCGGTTCGAATCAATAAGCAAGTCTGGAAGGAAGTTATTGACATCTTAAAATCTGAGCCGGAAAGCTCGGTATTTCTAATCAACGATGAAGGTGAGTTTCTCTCTGGGTCTTCTTCGACGAAGGAATCGATTGAAATCCAATCCAGACTGAGAAGTCTGAACTTGCAAAATTCGGAGTTGAATTTTCTTAAAACCAATGACTATTTCTATTTCTTCAAGCAGGTTGGCGATGGCGAATTGACTGTGGCGAAAGCGATACCGGTTGAAACGGTCAATCAAAGCGCGCGTCCGACCATAAGAGCCGGTATTTTAACGGGCTTAGTCTTTGCTATAGTCTCGATCTTGCTCTCTATATTTGTATCACTTCGTATCAGTCGGCCTATTGTCAGCCTGGCAAGGACGATGAGAACAACGCACATTAGCAATTTCACTATGAAATCTGTGCAAAGCCGCGACGAAATAGGACTCCTTGAAAGCGGCTACAACCAGATGATGCAGCGCATGAAAGAATTGATCGAGGGTGAGTTACAAAAGGAAATCGAAGTAAAGAATGCGCAGCTAAATGCGCTGCAAGCCCAGATTAATCCCCATTTTCTGAACAATACCCTTCATCTCATTGGGGGAATGGCACTCTCCAAAAATGCGCCGGAGATCTATCACATTGCCCGTGTTATTGGCGAGCTGATGCGTTATTCCATCAGCTCCGAGGGTATTATCGTATCTCTGGAGGATGAGCTGAAGCACATGCGAAATTATTTGTTCATCCAAGAGCAAAGATTTGCGGGGCGATGTACGGTTATTGTTTCAACGGATGAAAGTCCACTATCCTGTTTGATTCCCAAGTTTTCCCTGCAGCCTCTTGTGGAAAATGCATTTGAACATGGATTGCAGCGGAAGGAAGGGGCTTGGAAAATCGAGATTCAGGTGAAACAAATTAGTAGCAGAATAGCCGTTTTGATTAAAGACGGAGGTGTAGGCATCGAACCAGATAAGCTGCAGCAGCTGAGAATGGACCTGCAAGGAGGTTTATCTTTGAAAACAATTGTTGAAAAGCAGGACGAGCCGAGAAAAAGAAAAAGTATCGGCCTAAGCAATGTCCAAGCAAGGCTCAAGCTGCAATTCGGTGAACAATACGGTATTCGAATATTTAGCAAGGTGGATGTCGGTACGTTGGTCGTGATGAGCTTACCTATATCCAGAAAGGGGGGCGATGCGGATGCTTAA
- a CDS encoding VOC family protein, which yields MSLLSMKDIYLPVTDLERSIKWFKNIFDVRFAWVDDKKGKINFANDTSIVLVESNQLNEYTHIPFNLESQNMVKSRSMLIEKEVRTKSSISDGFHCLDFFDPDGNRLGLVGAEIPNKLDQHQKVAICATFLAVRNIDKAIDWYSEIFGLSFRSWSFRGGAGYNSHTYEHDLTINYAASNFPHWGGITLVETPKVNPLVHIPYIIQTSDALALYNKLQIKDINIGKLQRDNGTNYFEFVDIEGNQIGISDELN from the coding sequence ATGAGTCTGCTTTCCATGAAAGACATCTATTTGCCAGTAACTGACCTTGAACGTTCGATCAAGTGGTTCAAAAACATATTCGACGTTCGGTTCGCATGGGTTGATGATAAGAAAGGAAAAATCAACTTTGCTAACGATACTTCGATCGTTTTGGTAGAGTCGAATCAGCTTAATGAGTATACGCATATCCCATTTAATTTAGAGTCTCAAAATATGGTTAAGTCACGTTCAATGTTAATCGAAAAAGAGGTAAGAACTAAGTCATCCATTTCAGACGGTTTTCATTGTTTGGATTTTTTTGACCCCGACGGGAATAGACTTGGTCTTGTTGGTGCCGAGATCCCCAATAAATTAGATCAACACCAAAAAGTAGCTATATGTGCTACATTTTTGGCTGTAAGAAACATCGATAAGGCAATCGATTGGTATAGTGAAATATTTGGTCTTTCCTTTAGAAGTTGGTCGTTTAGAGGTGGAGCTGGTTACAACAGCCATACATATGAACATGATTTGACGATAAATTATGCGGCCTCCAATTTTCCTCATTGGGGAGGCATAACTCTGGTTGAAACCCCAAAAGTGAATCCATTAGTACATATTCCATATATTATACAAACATCGGACGCACTGGCCTTATATAATAAACTACAAATAAAAGACATTAACATTGGCAAGCTTCAGCGTGATAACGGCACCAATTATTTTGAGTTTGTAGACATTGAAGGCAATCAAATAGGGATTAGCGATGAGCTAAATTAA
- a CDS encoding glycosyl hydrolase family 18 protein codes for MFFIKRKNPFSKRIVAIGLIAVFLISLMPIFSSNVSGATTAWAPNTSYAVNDLVTYGGSTYKCIQAHTSQVGWEPPNVPALWSLQAGSPTPTPAPTTTPTATPTATPTATPTPTPTPTPTPTPSSTPAWAPNISYAVNVLVTYGGSTYKCIQAHTSQVGWEPPNVPALWSLQAGSPTPAPTTTPTPAPTTTPVPTATPAPTATPTPTATATPTATPTATPTATPTPTPTATPTPAPTTTPAPKPAPTPTPPAGAYKIVGYYPEWAVYGRAYSVPMINASKVTHINYAFADICWNGSHGNSDPSGPNPQTWTCQDENGVIASAPNGTIVQGDPWAATGKSYPGDTWNQPIKGSYNQLIKLKAANPGLKTIISVGGWSWSNRFSDVAADPATRANFANSAVSFLRKYSFDGIDLDWEYPVGGGLSGNSVRAADKHNYTLLLQDIRSALNIAGAADGKYYLLSIASGASPTYIQNTELSAIASIVDWINIMTYDFHGGFDPISGNNAALTFDPADPSPNKYSYYDDAAITNYLNAGVPAKKLVMGEPFYGRGWSGCTNVNNGLYQSCSGAATVGTWDKGVFDFNDLENNYINKNGYTRYWNSAAQVPYLYNPNGGTFISYDDAQSIGLKNNYIKSKGLAGVMFWELTSDRNNTLLNQINADLPH; via the coding sequence ATGTTTTTTATAAAACGAAAGAATCCCTTTTCTAAAAGAATAGTAGCCATCGGCTTAATTGCGGTCTTTCTTATTAGCTTAATGCCTATTTTTTCTTCAAATGTTTCTGGGGCTACAACAGCCTGGGCACCCAACACATCTTATGCAGTGAACGATTTAGTTACGTATGGCGGGAGCACTTATAAATGTATTCAAGCGCATACTTCGCAAGTAGGCTGGGAGCCGCCTAATGTTCCGGCTTTGTGGTCGTTACAAGCTGGCTCACCAACACCAACACCAGCACCCACAACAACACCTACAGCAACACCTACAGCAACACCTACAGCAACACCAACACCAACACCAACACCAACACCAACACCAACACCAAGCTCGACTCCAGCCTGGGCACCCAACATATCTTATGCAGTAAATGTTTTAGTTACTTATGGCGGGAGTACTTATAAATGTATTCAAGCTCATACTTCGCAAGTAGGCTGGGAGCCGCCAAATGTTCCGGCTTTGTGGTCCTTGCAAGCTGGCTCACCAACACCAGCACCGACTACAACACCTACACCAGCACCCACAACTACACCTGTACCAACAGCAACACCTGCACCAACAGCAACACCTACACCAACAGCAACAGCAACACCAACAGCAACACCAACAGCAACACCAACAGCAACACCAACACCAACACCAACAGCAACACCTACACCAGCACCGACTACAACACCTGCACCTAAACCAGCACCAACACCTACACCTCCAGCAGGAGCTTACAAGATTGTCGGTTACTATCCTGAGTGGGCAGTTTACGGTAGAGCCTATTCGGTTCCAATGATTAACGCTTCCAAAGTAACACACATCAATTATGCTTTTGCAGATATTTGTTGGAATGGCAGTCATGGAAACTCAGATCCTTCTGGTCCGAATCCACAAACTTGGACTTGTCAAGATGAAAATGGAGTGATTGCTTCCGCTCCAAACGGTACAATCGTACAAGGCGACCCTTGGGCTGCTACAGGAAAATCCTACCCAGGCGATACTTGGAATCAACCGATTAAAGGAAGCTACAATCAACTGATTAAATTGAAAGCAGCTAATCCGGGTCTAAAAACGATTATTTCCGTCGGCGGATGGTCATGGTCAAACCGCTTTTCCGATGTCGCAGCTGATCCAGCGACTCGCGCAAACTTTGCGAATTCCGCAGTCAGCTTCTTAAGAAAATATTCATTCGATGGCATCGATTTAGATTGGGAATACCCTGTTGGCGGCGGACTTTCTGGCAATAGCGTCCGTGCAGCGGATAAACACAACTATACCTTGTTGTTACAAGATATTCGATCTGCTTTGAATATCGCAGGTGCTGCAGACGGGAAGTATTATTTATTAAGCATTGCCTCTGGAGCAAGTCCAACTTACATTCAAAATACTGAATTAAGCGCTATAGCTAGTATCGTAGATTGGATCAACATTATGACCTATGATTTCCATGGTGGATTTGACCCGATTAGCGGTAACAATGCAGCATTAACGTTTGATCCAGCTGATCCCTCACCAAATAAATATTCATACTATGATGATGCGGCGATTACAAACTACCTTAACGCAGGAGTGCCTGCCAAAAAACTAGTCATGGGTGAACCCTTTTATGGACGCGGTTGGTCAGGCTGTACCAACGTGAACAATGGTTTATATCAATCATGTTCTGGTGCGGCAACAGTGGGTACATGGGATAAAGGCGTATTTGATTTCAATGACTTAGAGAACAATTATATCAACAAAAATGGCTATACTCGTTACTGGAATAGCGCCGCACAAGTCCCTTATTTATACAATCCTAATGGTGGAACCTTCATAAGCTATGATGATGCGCAATCCATAGGTTTAAAAAATAACTATATTAAATCCAAAGGATTAGCTGGCGTAATGTTCTGGGAATTAACTTCCGATCGCAACAATACATTACTTAATCAAATCAATGCGGATTTACCTCATTAA
- a CDS encoding response regulator — protein sequence MLNLLIIDDEPWSRQVVKALGDWETHGLQVVGEAQDGREGIEMIEQLQPQLVLTDMRMPGLDGVELLKELNERFPALKIIVMSGYDDFVYLQQAIRSRAVEYLLKPIDPDELNRALAQCVQELEKAHQLMNSSWSTPHLFANKADLDTYLSFREKIYENLLELNGSAVLLTFDRLGEYLQSTFKDKQDDKVLIKIGSDLIVMLEEFASGNEVDFDLSRLERNREKPFKAGLHSISDEVTHLATYFGETIEAIQANRRNRNRLDLAAVQTHINRHFQEPISLETIAQYFYVSKEHLSRTYKASFGENISDTIIRKKMEKARELIVEHKLAIKHIAELTGYTDLAYFYKVFKKHYGLTPGELRKEE from the coding sequence ATGCTTAATCTATTGATTATCGATGACGAGCCTTGGTCCAGGCAGGTGGTTAAAGCGCTCGGGGATTGGGAAACTCACGGACTTCAAGTGGTTGGCGAAGCACAGGACGGCAGGGAAGGGATAGAAATGATTGAACAGCTGCAGCCACAGCTGGTTTTGACGGATATGCGCATGCCCGGTTTAGACGGAGTCGAGCTTCTGAAAGAATTGAATGAACGTTTTCCTGCTCTCAAGATCATTGTGATGAGCGGATACGATGATTTTGTTTATTTGCAACAGGCCATTCGTTCTCGCGCTGTAGAATACCTATTGAAACCTATTGATCCTGATGAGTTGAACAGAGCATTAGCCCAGTGCGTGCAGGAGTTGGAAAAAGCTCATCAGTTAATGAATTCGTCATGGAGTACACCTCATCTTTTTGCGAATAAGGCAGACTTGGATACTTATTTATCCTTTCGTGAGAAGATTTACGAGAATTTGTTGGAGCTCAACGGTTCAGCAGTTCTACTGACTTTTGACAGGTTAGGCGAATACCTGCAGAGCACATTTAAGGACAAACAGGACGACAAAGTGTTGATCAAAATCGGAAGTGATTTGATTGTTATGCTGGAGGAATTCGCTTCCGGGAACGAAGTTGATTTCGATTTATCTCGGTTGGAGAGGAATCGGGAAAAACCATTTAAGGCTGGCCTGCATTCCATTTCGGATGAAGTCACCCATCTTGCCACTTATTTTGGTGAAACCATTGAAGCCATTCAAGCGAATCGGAGAAACCGAAATCGACTTGATCTTGCTGCGGTACAAACCCACATCAATCGTCACTTTCAAGAACCGATATCGCTGGAAACGATCGCACAGTATTTTTATGTGAGCAAGGAACATTTAAGTCGGACGTATAAAGCTTCCTTCGGAGAAAACATATCGGATACGATTATCCGCAAAAAAATGGAGAAGGCACGGGAGCTTATTGTCGAGCACAAGCTGGCGATCAAGCATATAGCTGAGCTGACGGGATACACGGATCTAGCCTATTTTTATAAGGTGTTCAAGAAGCATTACGGACTGACACCCGGTGAGCTGCGGAAAGAAGAATAG
- a CDS encoding extracellular solute-binding protein → MKKALHLGLSVALVATITAGCGSSSNSGNGSGSATSAPPAATPAETKAVTPAKKVELKVFMGFPRFKDQFDKYFEQFKAKEKAEKNLDVTINLEMPNPDQAKQILQTRLASNDAPDLFTLHAGADIPTWYKAGYLGDLSSQPFVSSLFDNVKKTVTYDGKIVALPLESLEWGYLYNKKIFSDLGLKPPQTLDEMKTVAEKIKANKIAPFVLSFQESWIPQLMMALSLGGVVNSSQPDWIEKMNKGQASYKDVQDVFNIIDIIMQNGTDKPFEVGSAQGSTDFANGKGAMWVQGPWQAEAIQKANPKMEFGVAPLPVSNDPKGAMINLSTSTSLAISPTSKNKEVALDLLNYILDPKDSSALFEQLKFNPVSKVHTYKSYPWIDEAMTYVSQGKAYQDLSLPNGVTDEQAKLLQSYYAKQVKKEDIIKSLDKKWADAIKAQK, encoded by the coding sequence ATGAAGAAAGCGCTTCATTTAGGTTTGAGTGTTGCTTTAGTGGCAACGATTACAGCTGGCTGCGGCTCAAGCTCCAATTCAGGAAATGGAAGCGGAAGTGCGACATCGGCACCACCTGCTGCAACACCCGCAGAAACGAAAGCGGTTACGCCTGCCAAGAAAGTGGAATTAAAAGTATTTATGGGCTTTCCCAGATTTAAAGATCAGTTCGATAAATACTTTGAACAGTTCAAAGCCAAGGAAAAAGCAGAGAAAAACTTGGATGTAACCATTAATTTGGAAATGCCCAACCCGGACCAAGCCAAACAAATTTTACAAACTCGCTTAGCCTCTAATGATGCGCCTGATTTGTTTACACTTCATGCGGGAGCAGATATTCCAACCTGGTATAAGGCAGGCTACTTGGGCGACTTGTCGAGCCAGCCGTTTGTAAGTAGTTTATTCGACAATGTTAAGAAAACGGTTACTTATGATGGCAAGATCGTTGCACTTCCGCTCGAAAGCTTGGAGTGGGGATATTTGTACAATAAAAAAATATTCAGTGATCTCGGGCTAAAGCCGCCACAAACCTTGGATGAAATGAAGACGGTTGCAGAGAAAATAAAGGCGAACAAAATAGCACCCTTTGTGTTGTCCTTCCAGGAGTCTTGGATTCCTCAGCTCATGATGGCTTTATCCTTAGGGGGCGTCGTGAATTCCTCTCAGCCGGATTGGATCGAAAAAATGAATAAGGGCCAAGCGTCTTACAAAGATGTACAGGATGTTTTCAACATTATTGACATCATCATGCAAAATGGCACAGATAAACCGTTCGAAGTCGGCAGCGCTCAGGGTTCTACGGACTTTGCCAATGGTAAAGGGGCTATGTGGGTGCAGGGGCCATGGCAGGCGGAAGCCATTCAGAAGGCCAATCCGAAAATGGAATTCGGCGTAGCTCCACTGCCGGTCAGCAACGATCCGAAAGGAGCCATGATTAATCTATCGACCTCTACTTCATTAGCTATTTCACCGACCAGCAAGAACAAAGAGGTTGCTTTGGATCTGCTCAATTATATTCTCGACCCGAAGGATTCTTCAGCACTTTTCGAACAATTGAAATTTAATCCTGTTTCTAAAGTGCACACGTACAAATCTTACCCATGGATCGACGAGGCCATGACCTATGTCTCTCAAGGGAAGGCATACCAAGACTTATCTCTTCCGAATGGAGTTACAGACGAACAGGCAAAATTGCTGCAAAGTTATTACGCTAAACAAGTAAAGAAAGAAGATATTATTAAATCACTCGACAAAAAATGGGCAGACGCGATAAAAGCCCAGAAATAA
- a CDS encoding sugar ABC transporter permease, with product MTKTNKQTVILLAFVFPALVFYAVFVLAPAFGGVWYSLTDWNGLNRTYQMVGLSNYIEALKDDPIFLKSVWFTLKFVVFMVVLQNAIALSLAVLVESRKRSKVWFRTIFFMPNMMSLIIGGFMWLFIFTKVLPYIAEHSVFKFLDQSWIGDPKFSFFAILTVSLWGGVGYLMVIYIASLQGVPQHLKEAAAIDGANVFQIFRYVTLPMIFPALTIGIFLTLNGSFKAFDAVFSLTGGGPGRSTQVIALNIYEEAFKSSYRYGYANAKAMILFLVIFIITVIQLWIMKKREVES from the coding sequence ATGACGAAAACTAATAAACAAACGGTCATCCTATTGGCCTTCGTTTTCCCAGCGCTTGTGTTCTATGCTGTATTTGTACTCGCCCCCGCTTTTGGGGGCGTTTGGTACAGCCTTACAGATTGGAATGGGCTTAATCGCACATATCAAATGGTAGGATTGTCTAACTATATAGAAGCGCTGAAGGATGACCCCATTTTTCTGAAATCAGTTTGGTTCACCCTGAAGTTCGTGGTGTTCATGGTTGTTTTGCAAAATGCAATTGCCTTATCTCTAGCAGTTCTCGTGGAATCCAGAAAGCGAAGCAAAGTATGGTTTCGAACCATTTTTTTTATGCCTAACATGATGAGTCTGATTATCGGCGGTTTTATGTGGTTGTTCATTTTTACGAAAGTGCTGCCTTATATCGCGGAACACTCAGTGTTCAAATTTCTGGATCAGTCCTGGATCGGTGATCCGAAATTCTCCTTCTTTGCGATCCTCACCGTCTCACTTTGGGGCGGAGTTGGTTATCTGATGGTTATTTATATTGCGTCTCTTCAGGGTGTGCCTCAGCATTTGAAAGAGGCAGCTGCTATAGATGGGGCCAATGTGTTTCAGATTTTTCGTTATGTTACGCTGCCCATGATTTTTCCTGCACTGACAATCGGTATTTTTCTTACGCTCAATGGTTCTTTTAAAGCATTTGATGCCGTTTTTTCGCTCACCGGAGGCGGCCCGGGAAGATCCACACAAGTTATCGCCCTTAACATCTACGAGGAAGCTTTTAAATCCAGTTATAGGTACGGGTATGCCAATGCAAAAGCCATGATCTTATTCTTGGTCATATTCATCATCACAGTTATTCAGCTGTGGATTATGAAGAAAAGAGAGGTGGAGTCATGA
- a CDS encoding carbohydrate-binding protein, with the protein MFSFKKRKNPFSKRLAAFGLIAVLLISLVPIFSSTASGATTAWAPNTAYAVNDLVTYSGSTYSCIQAHTSQVGWEPPNVPALWSLQTGSPTPTPTATPTATPTATPTATPTPTPTPRGAAIPGKIEAESYSAMSGIQTETTTDTGGGLDVGWTDTGDWMDYSVNVQSAGTYTVEFRVASTSATSQLQLKDSAGTILTTVNVPNTGGWQTWTTVNTNVSLTAGSQTLRVYVSAGGFNLNWLNFTTSSTPTPTPSTIDFLKTNGKVIKNNSGSGATINLHGTNLGGWMLQEGWMSPMNTPDQYTLTQTLWNRFGTDTNQSLQNGYHDTWIQASDLDNIKNMGLNLVRVPMYWEDFMNPDGSMKPDSISYRTLDWLVTQSAQRKIYVMLDFHGVQGGDCPWQSCGISNSNQLWVNSTYQDRTVQIWERLAAHYNGNPTIAGYDLLNEPLLTSGGGESTAQVKQKYDYYNRLYNAVRAKDANHIIIVAAFFDWEQALAPSTYGWTNVVYQTHNYNMSNYNDWNTTNSMMDSWLTKMAQYQANWNVPVYAGEYSFGQNDLWEKWLTGLNALNASWSNWSYKVTGSGNWGFYTNNSNPVPDIYNDSAATIASKWSKFNTANFQENTALKNLVQTYAAIPVTSSIKALANNNYVCADNAGLDPLIANRTTVGDWERFKVINNPDGTVSFLSIANNKYITVDVNNSGKLVARAKGVLGWEKFIKIDRGSGKVAFQAVANNKYLSADLNQASVLFANRDTVGGWEEFTITAAP; encoded by the coding sequence ATGTTTTCTTTTAAAAAACGAAAGAATCCCTTTTCTAAAAGATTGGCAGCATTCGGCTTAATTGCGGTCCTTCTTATTAGCTTAGTGCCTATTTTTTCTTCAACTGCTTCTGGGGCAACTACAGCCTGGGCACCGAACACAGCTTATGCAGTAAACGATTTAGTTACGTATAGCGGAAGTACTTATTCCTGTATTCAAGCTCATACTTCACAAGTAGGCTGGGAGCCTCCTAATGTTCCGGCTTTATGGTCGTTACAAACTGGCTCACCAACACCGACACCAACAGCAACACCAACAGCAACACCAACAGCAACACCAACAGCAACACCAACACCAACACCAACACCGAGAGGAGCGGCAATTCCCGGGAAAATTGAAGCCGAAAGCTACAGCGCGATGAGCGGCATACAAACGGAAACGACAACCGATACAGGCGGTGGTCTTGACGTGGGCTGGACCGATACCGGGGATTGGATGGATTACAGTGTCAATGTGCAAAGCGCGGGCACGTATACCGTTGAATTCCGAGTAGCGAGCACCTCTGCAACAAGCCAACTCCAATTGAAGGATAGTGCTGGCACCATTTTAACCACGGTCAACGTACCGAATACGGGCGGGTGGCAGACATGGACAACAGTAAATACCAATGTAAGTTTAACGGCTGGCAGTCAAACGTTAAGGGTTTATGTGTCTGCCGGAGGATTTAACCTGAATTGGTTGAACTTTACCACTAGTTCTACACCAACACCAACACCAAGCACAATTGATTTCTTAAAAACCAACGGCAAAGTAATTAAAAATAACTCTGGTTCCGGAGCTACTATTAATCTTCATGGAACCAATTTGGGCGGTTGGATGCTGCAAGAAGGCTGGATGTCTCCTATGAACACGCCAGATCAGTATACTTTGACTCAAACGTTGTGGAATCGTTTTGGTACAGATACGAATCAAAGCTTGCAAAACGGATATCATGATACATGGATTCAGGCAAGTGATCTAGACAATATCAAGAACATGGGATTAAATCTTGTACGCGTACCTATGTACTGGGAAGATTTTATGAACCCAGACGGCAGTATGAAACCTGATTCTATCTCCTATAGAACACTTGATTGGTTGGTTACTCAAAGCGCCCAAAGAAAGATTTATGTCATGTTAGATTTTCATGGTGTACAGGGTGGAGATTGTCCATGGCAATCCTGCGGGATCTCAAATTCGAATCAATTATGGGTGAATTCAACCTATCAGGACAGAACCGTACAAATCTGGGAGCGACTCGCTGCTCACTACAACGGGAATCCTACCATAGCGGGTTACGATTTGTTGAATGAGCCGCTGCTAACTTCAGGGGGAGGAGAAAGCACAGCACAGGTAAAACAAAAATATGATTACTATAACAGGCTTTATAATGCTGTTCGTGCCAAAGATGCTAACCATATCATTATCGTCGCAGCATTTTTTGACTGGGAGCAAGCCTTAGCACCATCGACATATGGTTGGACGAATGTAGTCTATCAAACGCATAACTATAACATGTCTAATTACAACGACTGGAATACGACGAATTCTATGATGGACTCATGGCTAACCAAAATGGCTCAATATCAAGCAAATTGGAACGTTCCGGTTTATGCGGGTGAATATTCTTTTGGGCAGAATGACTTGTGGGAAAAATGGTTGACTGGATTAAATGCATTAAATGCTTCATGGTCAAATTGGTCTTATAAAGTAACGGGCTCAGGGAATTGGGGTTTCTATACGAATAACTCAAATCCCGTTCCAGATATATATAATGATAGTGCTGCTACGATTGCGTCCAAATGGAGCAAGTTTAATACGGCGAATTTTCAAGAGAACACAGCATTGAAAAATCTAGTCCAAACCTATGCAGCTATTCCAGTAACCTCCAGTATCAAAGCACTGGCGAATAATAACTATGTATGTGCGGATAACGCAGGACTTGATCCATTGATTGCAAACCGGACAACTGTTGGTGATTGGGAACGATTTAAGGTGATTAATAATCCGGACGGCACAGTATCGTTCTTGTCCATTGCGAATAATAAGTATATTACAGTCGACGTAAATAATAGCGGTAAACTCGTCGCAAGAGCAAAAGGTGTTCTAGGATGGGAAAAATTTATAAAAATCGATCGTGGCAGCGGAAAAGTGGCTTTTCAGGCCGTGGCGAACAATAAATATTTAAGTGCTGATCTGAACCAAGCATCTGTTTTATTTGCGAATAGGGATACTGTAGGTGGTTGGGAAGAGTTTACCATCACCGCTGCTCCATAA